Part of the Pomacea canaliculata isolate SZHN2017 linkage group LG11, ASM307304v1, whole genome shotgun sequence genome is shown below.
atttcaacAACAGCACAAGACAGATCTGTCAATATGGGCCTTTTCTAAATTTAATAATACATTGTACTTCATTGTTATTCAAGCATCCACTCCATCCCCAGAAATAATCGCATACACACAGTGTCTTAAACATCCCTCTAGAACCCTCCAAACAACTCACACTCTTCGCTGTTTAAACTTATGGTGCAAAATGTTTGCAGTTAACAGGTTGTCTGTATTCAGCTAAATCTATTACTGTGTCCTTACCTCAATACTCATGTCGAATATTCATCTTTTCAAAGCGATGGATGTTTTCATAAGGCTgccttcaaaatatttaaagaatgGTATTGAAGTAATATAGCATCTACCTGAGTACAGCTGGAAATATAGACTGGTACccaggtgtgtgcatgtgacaaCTGTCCCTAAGtcgtattattttttaatgtttgtttctatAGATATATTCACACATGTATAACATTTATACATTCCAATATAGTCATTGTTACCTATgttatgttttataatttaattactGCCTCCAGATCCATCTGCTGTAGATTCATGAAAGtttcacatatttatatatacctgTAATCATCACATATCTATTTTTCAGTCAGTTAATGACTATTCATGCACATATCTGTAATCATTTATATACATTGTCAACAGGTATCACCTGGGATCCTTGGCCTTTGGTTCACTGCTGATTGCTATTGTGCAGCTAATCCGTGTGTTCCTGGAGTATCTGGATTCTAAACTGAAAGCCAGCGAGAACCCTGTAGCAAAGTTCTTCTTAAAGTAGGCtgctttgtttgcttattttaactctttctttatgacACACTTATTAACCCTTTTAAATCTAGAGAATAAATTTTGGACAAGATTCCTTTCCATCACAAAAATCTTGAGAAACTGTGCACCTAGACACACAGATTtaggttttatatttttaagtgcTTCCTTTTCCTCTTCCCCAAGCCACCAACTGAATTTATCTCagattttctatatttatatttgataaGGAACTGGTGATTAGAAAACTGATGCCATGCCATGCAAATGTctgagaaaaatgataaaacctGTAGCAAATTAATATTCTAGAATGATAAACTAAAGGTACAAATAAATCTGACAGAAGTGTCGTAGGCATCAAGACTAGACAGGAATGGGTAAATGAGTTTtgcaaagatgaagaaaaaaaattaagactgaCATACATGGTAACTGCAATGATGTAATGCTGTTGTTTGGTCATACCCTTTTATATATGAACAatcataaaggaaaaaaacaaaccaaaatatggTTTATAAATcctaaatataaattattaagcTGAATGATGGTGCATTATGGGATTTAACCCTCTCCCCTaccccacacacatatagacCTTCCCATCTAATAGCAGTTTATATTTTATGGCCTATATAGATGGTGTTTCAATTTTCCTTTGTAGTCTAACCAAAATAAAACCATGTTTTCACTTCTACAGAGTTACTTCATTGCTcatacttaaaatatttctaatagGTGCCTCAAATGCTGCTTTTGGTGCCTGGAAAAGTTTCTCAAGTTTATTAACAAGAATGCCTACATCATGGTAAACAAGATTTTGCTTCACACTTTAATATATGAATCTGGCAGGTTTCTGAAAGCAGAAAAGCAAGCAGGGATTGCTTCCAAAATTCTGAAAAATGCAAGATACTATGTTCATTTTTATGGACAGCTATTTTTGGCAAAAAGAATACCTCATCcagactttgtttttaaacatatacaTTTTACATTGTGAAAATCTGAAGGTCAGATTGTGATAGATCTGAAATTATGAGTGGTAAGCTTATGGTTCTTAACATTCCTGTGTTTTCAATTGTTTCAGATTGCTATTTATGGCAAGAACTTTTTGCAAGTCTGCCATGCATGCCTTTAGTTTGATCCTCCGTAATGTGGtgcgggtggtggtggtcgaTAAGGTCAcagactttgttttgtttgtcagcCAGCTGGTCATCATGGGAGCTGTTGGTATGTTTACCTCCACTGCCTACCAGTTACTTAAAAACAAGCTCAAAAAGatgaaacatgtttaaagtattgtgtatatataacaAATGAAGCTCTAAGATCTGCAGCAAAGACATAATAGCCTCCAAGGATAAagaaattgttgtttattttcaaatgacatttgcttcatcttttgttttgtggaCAGTCTTCCAATCACCTGATGAAAAGCAGAGTATTCTTTCAGTATGTATCCTTTTATAATATgtactttgtttatgtttaagaAAGACTAACAGGTAGTGGTATCAAACTGTTGCAGGTGTTGGaacatatttcttctttgatggAGGGATATCCTTCCTGGCAGCTTACAAACCAGTCCTTAACTTCTACCTGGTTCCCATCATAGTACGTACAATTTCAATGGATAGAGCAACATAAAGCATCTGATTAATTGCTGCCTTCAAATTATTGAAACAATCTTTCATTTTGGGTTATTCTCTCTTACTAATAAGGTTactaattttgttgtttttctaagGACTTTGCCATTTTTTACCATTAACCTTCTGTGGAAATCACTCAACTGACAAATGCATAAGCTGGTTATACATCAAGCAATTTAGCAGTTAGAAAAGGTAATAGGAAGAAATGGTTGTTACCTTGTAAATGTTTATCAACAGATTGTTATTATTGGGTCCTACATCATTACCAGCAACTTCTTCAACGTCTACAGCATGGCCGTGGACACCTTGTTCTTGTGTTTCTGTAAGTGTCAAGTCAAACTATTTCTATTTTACCCCTGAGCCTAAAACTCATATAAATGATGTTTCAAGtttacacattattattcattcttttgttcTGCAATTTGTACATAAAAGTAGTAAG
Proteins encoded:
- the LOC112575776 gene encoding LOW QUALITY PROTEIN: choline transporter-like protein 4 (The sequence of the model RefSeq protein was modified relative to this genomic sequence to represent the inferred CDS: deleted 1 base in 1 codon); this translates as MAVTFVALYGMLEETPLGRCLRYHLGSLAFGSLLIAIVQLIRVFLEYLDSKLKASENPVAKFFLKCLKCCFWCLEKFLKFINKNAYIMIAIYGKNFCKSAMHAFSLILRNVVRVVVVDKVTDFVLFVSQLVIMGAVGVGTYFFFDGGISFLAAYKPVLNFYLVPIIIVIIGSYIITSNFFNVYSMAVDTLFLCFLEDLERNDGSVEKPYFMSKGLMSILGKKNKKPGRED